The following are from one region of the Streptomyces fradiae genome:
- a CDS encoding response regulator transcription factor: protein MNPSPRTEVRRPDGTRPRVLVVDDEQDLTEVLAAALRAEGWEVRTAGTAAEATAAAEDFGPDAVVLDWMLPDHDGPHVLARLRAARPTLCVLFLTARDAVEDRIAGITAGADDYVTKPFSLEEVLARLRGLLRRAGLAEAAQGGGPRLVLADLVMDEEGYEVARGGVPVDLSRTEFELLRYLLRNPHRVLSKRQILDHVWRYDFGGRAHVVELYISYLRKKIDAGRPPLIHTVRGVGYVLRPERR, encoded by the coding sequence ATGAACCCATCGCCGCGTACCGAGGTGCGCCGCCCCGACGGCACCCGGCCCAGGGTGCTGGTCGTCGACGACGAGCAGGATCTCACCGAGGTGCTGGCCGCAGCCCTGCGCGCCGAAGGCTGGGAGGTGCGCACCGCGGGAACGGCCGCCGAGGCGACCGCGGCCGCCGAGGACTTCGGCCCGGACGCGGTGGTCCTGGACTGGATGCTGCCGGACCACGACGGCCCGCACGTGCTGGCCCGACTGCGCGCCGCCCGTCCCACCTTGTGCGTCCTCTTTCTCACCGCGCGCGACGCCGTCGAGGACCGGATCGCCGGGATCACGGCCGGCGCCGACGACTACGTCACCAAGCCGTTCAGCCTCGAGGAGGTACTGGCCCGGCTCCGGGGACTGCTGCGCCGGGCCGGGCTCGCGGAGGCCGCACAGGGCGGTGGACCTCGGCTGGTCCTCGCCGACCTCGTCATGGACGAGGAGGGCTACGAGGTCGCCCGCGGCGGCGTCCCCGTCGACCTCTCCCGCACCGAGTTCGAGCTGCTGCGCTACCTCCTGCGCAATCCGCACCGCGTGCTGTCCAAGCGGCAGATCCTGGACCACGTCTGGCGGTACGACTTCGGCGGCCGCGCCCATGTCGTCGAGCTCTACATCAGTTATCTCCGCAAGAAGATCGACGCCGGCCGGCCGCCGCTCATCCACACCGTGCGCGGCGTCGGCTACGTGCTGCGCCCCGAGCGCCGATGA